AAAAAGGGTCATTCCACTTCAACTGCACTCACTCAAATTACTGATGATTGGTTAAATGAAATGGATAACAAAAATCTTATAGGAAGTGTATTTTTAGATCTAAGCGCAGCCTTTGATGTGTTAGATCATAATATATTATTGAATAAATTGTGCTGTTATGGATTTGAATCATCAGCTTTAAAATGGATGGGAAGCTATTTAAATAATCGTATGTACAGCGTTTTCTTTAATGGTAGTTATTCTGTGACTGAGGGAATGAGTTGTGGAGTGCCCCAGGGCAGTTGTTTGGGACcccttttattttctatttttacaaatgattttCCACTTGTATTAAAACATGCAACCATGGCcatatatgctgatgacacaacaCTATATGCGTCTGCACCTACTGAACAACAACTCAGCAACATCTTAaatgaggagttggcaacagtAGCATGCTGGATTCGAAATAATAAGTTAGTAATCAATGCAGAGAAGACTAAATGTATGTTAATTGGACCACAATacatgttgaaaacagttgaagacAAATTACACTTAAAATtagaagaaactgaaattgAACAGATAGAAGAAATGAAGTTATTGGGTGTAATTGTAGATTCCAAATTAACATGGACCAGTCATATAAATTACATGTTGCAGAAAATGGGTAGAAGTATGGGCATGATTAGACACTGTAGAAAATGGATTCCACAACATTTGGCCAAACAACTAGTTCAGTCATTAGTACTTTCTCAAATGGATTATGCATCTGTTGTGTGGTCAAACACTAGTGAAAATAATTTGCACAGGTTACAAGTTGCCCAGAATAAAGCAGCACGCATTGTGTTGGGTTGCCCTTACAGAACCAGTGTAACATTAATACACAGTGAGCTTGCCTGGTTGATGGTAAAGAGTCGGCTGAAATATCATTTGTTGACACTAATTAGAAATCTTATTATAACCAAAACACCAGAAATTATTTATGGtaaattttcattcttttctaatGTTCATAATTATGCAACTCGTCAAAGCAGTAATGTGAGAGGCTTGCTCCCTGTGTGTAGAAGCAGTCAAATGCAGCGCACTGTTGTTTATCGGGCCATGGTTGCATGGAATGCATTACCTCTTTTCTTATTGTCGGAAACAAgcaaaatattatttcagaaaaaattgAAACTTTTCCTATTTACACAATGATTTGATGAATTTTGTTATTGTATGTATTTTACTTAGCGCTACATGTatgtatttacattacatatttaaaatgagctgtattatattttgtatttgacgTTTTATGTTTATATTGTGTATCCATAGAGTTGAAAATAATGGGATCAGGATTGACATTGGGCTTtcatattcagtgtgtgtgtgtgtgtgtgtgtgtgtgtgcgtgtgtgtgtgcctatatTATAATAAAATTTATGTAATGAATTTGGaaagaccccaggaagaatagctacTGAGATTTCAGTGGCTAATGGGGATcttaataaactaaactaaactaaaaccaGTGGGTGATGGGAAGCAGTTCAAGCTGTGTTTCATTGACATTGACATGTTGAAGTTTTTCTAATGACTTTCAAATCCAAATTCCACCAACAAGTTTTATTCAGTTTGTCCTAAGCTATAATAATGAAAGCTATGAATTCTTGAGGAAGAGACTTTGTTTGGCCTCCATACGTGAAAAATGAACAAAGGAAGTAAAGAGGAAATTAAACTACACCAGAGACCAGATAAATTATGTATGTGATCAAATCCATAGCTGAGGAATTTGTTGAGTCACTCTGCTTTCAGCTACACAGATGTCCCCAGAAATTTTATGGGATAATGTTACAAACACGGTACATTCATGCCGGAAAGACTGACTTCCTCTTTGCTGATGCAATATCTGGTCTCGATCCTCccatgctgcagctgctctcacacTGTGTTTGTCACCGTTTGGCTGAGAGGTCACACATCCGGAGCAGCCATGAAGGCTGGATTTGAAAGCGAAATACAGATGAAAGCTGCGAATAAAACCAGAGAAAGACAattaaaggaggaggaggaggacctctTCATCGCCAATAAGGTTTGAACAAAATGGACTAAAAACTGGTATTTAAGAAAGACAGGCATTGGCTAAATCATAAAAAAagtattgttattattattattattattttttggctGCTCACTGATTGTGGCAGTAGATAGAATATGTAATagaaaaatgcataaaaaacacaaaatataaaagTTTGGAAATGTTCAGCATTTTATTGAGTGAAATAAGTGTTCAACCCCCTGACAAAACATTAGTTTTCCCTTGGCAGAGAAACCCTTGTGTCATTGCAGGCACTGCAATGAGACGTTTCTTGTAGTTGGTTTACACACAGCTCAGGAGGGATTTTAGCCCTTCTCTACAAATCCATCGTGTTGCTTGGAACGTGGAAGCTTTGGCTCCCTCGTCAGGTCTCCAGTTGGGTTGAGGTCTTAAGATTGACTTGATCACTTCATCACCTTAATATACTCCTTTTTGAACCACTCCTTTGTTGTCTGAGTAGTATGTTTTGGGTCACTGAAATAATGGATGCAGTATTATATGACACATCCTCTTTGTGCTTTGTGAGGAATGGAGGTTTTCATCCAAGATTTTATAGAGCGACTCCATTCATTGACTCGTCAATGTGGTGAAGTCACCAAGTACCCTTGGCAGACAAACAGccccaaaacacattttgaccTCCATGCTTGATGGCAGGTATGGTGTTCTTTGGATCATATTCGCATTTTTTCATCCTCCAAATACAGCGAGTGGAAGCTCAAATGTGATTTGGTCTGACCACAGCACTCCCTGTCAGCCTTCTCAGATGTTTACTGGCAAAGGTAAGGCAGgcgtgtatttgtgttttttctagATCAGGGACGCCTTCCTGGCGCTAAAACATTTCAGTCCATTACAGCACCGTGTGTTGCCAAATATTTTGTTTGGTGAGGGATGTCCCGACTGCCTTCAGACCATGAACAAGCTCCTGACTTGTAGTTTTAGGCTACTGCCTCATCTTTCCCATCATCCTCACTCCACAAGGCCACATCTTGCATGGAGCTCCAGACCGAGGACAGTTGATGgtcattttgtgtttcttccaCTTTCCAATAATGGCGCCAGTCGTCACCTTCTCTTGCAGTCATGTACAGCTCTACAGTCTTCTACCTGATATACTCTGACAGCTCAACGATCTTGCCTATGGTGCTGCAGAAGTTGGAATGTAAGAAACTGATCTTGGAGGAGGTGTGCTTTTTACAGATCCATCAGTAACAATCGAGAAAAATATCAATTGGTTGATTGTGCCATGCTGTGTGCCACAGAGGCTCCACACAGTCTGTGGAAGCCAAAACTCTGGGTGAGTCATTGGGGGTCGAATACTTATTTCACTCAATAAAATGCACAACATTTTACAACTTttatactgtgtgtgttttttatgcattttcactgaTTTTCTGTCTATTCTTCTGCCATAATCAGTAAGCAACCATGAAAAAAGTAGAGTCTCTTAATCATCAAAGTGAGCAAACTTACAAATTCAGCAGGGTTCAAATAATTATTTCCCACattgtgcagtgtgtgaaccTCATGATacagcaacataaaaaaaaatgaatttgacAATAACATGACAAATATGCAACAACATCgacaatataaaaaaatcactgaatgaGCACATTGTATTATTTCTTAATGCATTATTATCAGtatgtttcacaagaaaaaaaacaacttttgctCTCATTAGGTGTTTTGATTAAGTCCTATTCAATTATGTTGTTACAGTAAACAACAGTATCTGTAAAAATAAGTTACTGGATTTAcccatttcaaaataaaggaaagtgTGTGATGGCAGGCTGAAGGTTGCAAACACAGCTGTTGTGTTTACAGACTCATGCAGTAACAGTAATAGTGTGACACTACCAGATATGGCCAGTGAGTGGCGCTAGAAGAGAATGTAAGATAGACTGGTAGAAGAAGTGGAGAAGAAGAGTGGTTGTTTTCTACAATGCTACGTGATGTCTGTATGTGCCACTGCTACAAGTTCAGTAAAGAGTTTAACTGGATCTTATGACTCCGTCTTCCTGAATAACCCACACAACAAAATTGGCGACGAGGATGAGCGCTTCGGTACCGAGTCCACCGCCGTTCCTTCCACATGCGGGTGAGCCACCGATACCTTTTGAGACATGGCGGAAATTCTTCGACAACTATATGCTCGTCATTAACGCCAGCGGGGACGCCTGGCCAGATGCAAGACGACGAGCAGTGCTTCTTCATTGCTTGGGTCCGGAGGGACAAAGACTTTTCTACACTTTGCCAGCACAAGGTACGACGTATGACAACGCTATGGCTGCCCTCGTTAAGCACTTCGTCCCTAAAGTAAATGTTGTAGCCTGCAGACATACTTTCAGACAACGCACCCAACGACCGGATGAATCGGCAGTGCAGTATGTGGCGGCTTTGAGAGCGTTAGCTTCACCGTGTGGGTTTGGACTGATGGAGCAGGAGATGATACGTGATCAGCTGATTTCTAATGCTTATCTCACGGCTGTGAGAGACAAGTTGCTGTTGGAGGATGACCTCACACTGGAGAATGCTCTTACAATCGCATGCCAGGTGGAGGCAGCGGTTAAAATGCTACACTGCTTTCTTCAACTAAGACAGTCCCGACTGCGCCAGTGCAAGCTGTTGGCGCGTCAAGGGGGCGTGTccgaggacagagaggagcttGCGCAGCTACAGCCCCTGCTCCTGAACGGGATAAAAAGAGGAATGGAAACCAGCGGCAACGTAAGTGCTTCAGATGTGGCTCCAAAAAGCATTTAGCTAATGatacaaactgtccagctgttTCAGTAAACTGTAATAACTGCGGTAAAAAGGGACATTTCGCCAAAGTTTGTAGCTCTGCTGCTAGTGAAATAAGAGAGGTGGTTGTTCCAGAACTAGCCATACTGCAGGTGAAAGATGtgaaacagacagcagcaaccTTTGACAAAATTACCTGCAATGTCCACATTGAAGCACCTAAAGACAACTTTCATGTCCTGGAGTTGATTGTTGATACTGGAGCATCCGTATCTATCCTGCCAGAGACAATGTACAGACAGTATTTTGCAGACTGCTCGCTGACTGAACCTCAAGTCAAACTGGTCACTTATGCTAAACGTGAAGTGCCTGTTGTTGGTTGCCTGCCAGCAACAGCAGCCATTGCAGGGCAAGACAGCAGAGTTCCAGCCTCATTCCACATTGTTAAAGCTGGATCACCTTTGATGGGCCTGGACTTGATTAAAGCACTCAGTGTCAACATTATTGGAGGCAAGGTGAACTACAGTGCAGAAACTGATTCAAATACAGCTACGCATGACAATCAAAGCACAGCAGTGCAAATGGTTAATTTGACCCCACCGCAGCAGTTTGGATGTGTGAAAGGGTTCATCCACAAAGTACAAGTGGACAGCACCGTGCAGCCAGTGCGTCAAAAGTTGAGACGCCTACCACTGAGCATACGTAAGGAGGTGTCAGCAGAGCTCAATCGCCTACTTCAAGCTGGCATCATAGAACGTGTGGATGCGCCTGAATGGGTGAGTCCCTTGGTTGTGGCACGGAAACGTGGTGGAGGACTGCGGATGTGCGTGGATTTGCGTGAGCCCAATAAAAGTGTGATCATGGACTGTTATCCTCTCCCTCATATGGAGGACATTTTTGCTGAGTTGGCTGGTGCTACACACTACAGCCAAATTGACCTGAGTTCCGCTTACCACCAACTGCCTTTACACCCTGACAGCCGGAATCTCACTGCATTCATAACACATGAGGGTGTCTTCAGGTACACACGTGTACCCTTTGGCCTGGCATCAGCGCCGTCTGCTTTCCAGAAGATGATGCAGACGATCCTGAAGGACTTACCAGGAGTTCAAAACTACTTGGATGACATCATAATTTATGGTGATTCAAAAGAAATGCACGACCGACACCTTCAGGCTGTTCTGCAGAGGCTGTCAAATGCTGGACTTCAGATTAACTTTAACAAAAGCTCATTTGGTCAGACCAGCATTCCTTTCCTCGGACATGTGGTTTCAAAGGAAGGTCTGCGCCCGAGCCCAGATCACCTGACTGCCATCGCAGAGGCTCCTGCACCAAAAGACATGGCAGCACTGCGCTCTTTCCTGGGCTTAACTTCCTGGTTCAGCAAGTTCCTTCCCAACTATGCAACGCTGGTCGAGCCACTACGACAGCGACTCAGAGCAAATGCCCAGGCTGAGCTGCAATgggatgcagcagcagaaaacagttttgcgaagctgaaaacactgcttctTGAGAGTCCTGCACTTGCCATCTATAACCCAAAGCTTCCTACCTTCATCACGACAGATGCCTCAGACTATGGGTTAGGAGCTGTCCTGACGCAGCTACACCCAGACAACAATGAATGTATCGTTGCCTTTGCTTCTCGTACACTgtcagctgcagagaggaaataTTCTACGACTGAAAAGGAGGCCCTGGCTTGTGTTTGGGCTGTGGAACGATGGCGTACTTATGTGTGGGGACACAGATTCACACTCAGAACCGACCATCAAGCTCTGACCACCCTTCTCAACACCAAAGGCATGAACAGAGCTGGCATGAGAATCGCCAGGTGGTCAGCGAGATTGATGTGTTTTCAATATGATGTGCAGTACCGCCCAGGTACACAGAATGTAATGGCAGACTGTCTTTCACGTGTTCCCCTCGCTACCTCCAACACGACTGCAGAAGCTGAGCAAGAATTATTCACAGAGATAGCTGAGATTTCTCCTCTCCTGATGGCAGTGCCACTTACagattttaaagctgaatgtgAGGACTGTCCTGAACTTACAAAGCTGCGACAAGTCATTCAGTCTGGATGGCCTAAGTCAAAAAAAGCTCTTCCAGGTGATGTGCAGCCTTACTTCCTGGTGCGACATGAACTAGCTGTTGAGGCGCCGCTGATCTTCCGTGGAGCTCGCCTGATGGTGCCTAAGTCTCTTCAAATGAGGATCGTCCAGCTGGCACATGAAGGGCACCAGGGTGTGGTTCGCACGAAACAACGTCTCAGAGAACTCTACTGGTGGCCACGCATGGATGATGTGGTCCACACAGTTTTGTCGGCCTGCACAATCTGCCAGTCTTGTGACAAAACAGCCAAAACGCCTGCGGCCCCAATGCAGCCTGTGGAATTTCCAGGGGGCCCTTTTCAACATGTGGCTGTGGATATTGTTGGTCCTTTTGACCTGGGGACCTATGGCTGCAGATTCGCCATTACTCTCATGGACTATTTCAGCAAATGGCCGGAAGTTGCCTTTACTTCATCTGCAACTACAGACACTGTCATAAGGTTCCTGGATTCCATCTTTGCACGTGAAGGAAATCCCTGTGCCATTACAACTGATAATGGCCCACAATTCACGTCTTCTGCCTTCACTGACTTTCTCAAAGAGAGGGGCATCAAGCACATCAGGACGAGTGTTTACCATCCTCAAGCGAACGGATGTGTGGAACGCTTTAATAGAGTGCTTAAGGACTGTGTTCAAGCGGCTCAGGTAGCTCAACGCCCGTGGAAACCAGCAGTCACTGAAatgctgcagagctacagagcaACTGCTCATGCAACGACAGGTGAATCCCCTTTCCAGCTTCTGAGAGGACGACCGATGCGGACAAAACTGAATGTTCTGCTACCACCAACAGACAGCGGGACATATGCTCACGTTGCAACCAGAGTTGccatgcaacagaaaaaaagcaaatgctACACAGACAAGAAACGAGGTGCCAAAACTCCCAAGGTCACAGTCGGTGCCAAGGTCCGGGTGCGCAAGCCTTTTCGTGTGGGAAAAGGAGAGAGACAGTACACTGACCCAATGTCTGTGGAGCAACAGACAGGACTGAGCACCTTTATCCTGAGTGACGGGAAAAAGTGGAACGCAACACGCCTTTCTCTCTGTCCAGACGGCACAGAGGAAGCACAGAGAGCTGGTACTGAAAAGACCAGTAGCCCAGCTAAGAATATGACAAGACAAACTactcacagagacagacagaaaccagCTTGGACAAAAGATTATGTAATGAAGTAGCTCCAAGCCTAATGCAAAACTAAGCTGATTAGGTGACGGTAATTTTAAGTTCAGTTGCTACATTTTGAGTTTATAAGTCACATTTTCAGTTAGTCTTATACGTTAGTAAGGTTATTTGGAAATGCTTGAATAATTTATGTTTGTTATAAATGTATGGAGTCAGACCTTATTTCATTACTGAAGGTTTTATCTGGATACAGTATTTCATTTGAGTTTGGTTTGCATTGAATAACAGTTGAAATACAAAATGCTAATTCTACTTGTGTCAAAGATTGTTCATACAAAGAAGTGTTCTTTCTGAGTAACAGGGGAGATGTTGTGTTTACAGACTCATGCAGTAACAGTAATAGTGTGACACTACCAGATATGGCCAGTGAGTGGCGCTAGAAGAGAATGTAAGATAGACTGGTAGAAGAAGTGGAGAAGAAGAGTGGTTGTTTTCTACAATGCTACGTGATGTCTGTATGTGCCACTGCTACAAGTTCAGTAAAGAGTTTAACTGGATCTTATGACTCCGTCTTCCTGAATAACCCACACAACAACAGCCAATGTATGATTTCATTGAAATTGAGATGTTGCTTCTTCATTAAATTTGCAAAACAAGGATGGGCCCTTTGATGGTGGAACACTGACACAGCGGCGTAATGTCCTCGTTTGAATACAACAGGTTGATTGAAAAATCCAGGCAGCGTTGACCGACTTGTTCAAGGTGAGTGCTGGACTCCACCAAGTAGTCTTGATTTTCACGTACAGGGTGTCAAGGTGTGCTGTTATGATTTGTGTTGTAACACTTTTCCTGATAATAGATGAGAAAACTGTGATGTTGATACTGGTGACCAGTCTGTTCCTGTACAACTGTCATGTAGGAGTTTCATGAGACAAGTGAGAATTGTTTGCTACAATAAATCAACAGGCTGATTGCTAAAACTCTGAAAAACAAGTGATACTTTAACTCAGCCTCCCAGGAAGTGGTTTAGCATAATCTGACTTCCCCCCACATGGATCACATTTCTGTTCTTGTATTCCATAATCTCCTTCATCTTTGCTGTTGTGGCATACTGTTTCGACTTTAGCTTCATCACAGAAGCATTTACCAAGGGCACTGGGAACACATGATCGCCACAGCATGCTTGGGCCTGAGCAGGGCGCTGCTTGCTCTTGCTGTCTGTGCAGAGTTTTATCTTCAAGAGGACGAAATGACGGCTCACGGTCAGAGAAACAAAGTTTGAGTAAAGATCTGGATTGTAGCCTGTGGCGTTGCACACAGTTATACATCCAAGTCAGCGTCGTCAGGATCCAGTTCAGACCTTGTTTCATAATCACAGAGATGGCATTAAAGAGGGAGTAAGTGCAGCACACTCCCAGAAGCATAAGAAGACAGTTGGCAACCTGATATGCCCAAGTTttctcatgatgttttctctgacTGCTTACAAAGTCCCCAAAGCCCACAGTGCTGAACGCCACAAAGCAGAAATACAGTGACTCCAAGTATGTCCACCCTTCCATCACCGAATAGAGAGAGGCTGCGCTGCATGTAACCAGCATAACAGCAAGAAAAAGTAACAACGTGATCAGATAGACTGACGGTTTCCAGTCTTCAGTTCTGTTACTTTCACTGTTTCTGCCTTTTGGCCGACAgagtcttcttctttttgggcAGCACCAGAGTATCAGGAGGCTGAGTAGCGTGATGACTCTCTCAAGGAACAGGTTGAAAAAGAGCATTGTAGCTGAACAGCCCAGCAATCCGTAGAACACCAGCAAGACCTTCCCTGGCATGGTGGACGGCGCCGTCACTCCGAATCCTGTGAGGATCATGTGGAAAGAGACGTCAGTGAGTACAAACTCATATCATGTCATATCATCACTGCAAAAAGGAAACTATTCATTCAAGTTCTGAAATTAGCACTGTTCCTCACAAAAATCAATCAGAGTGACATAACGGTGGGAAAAGGCATCACACTGATCCTCAGTCcttcacagctttttttctccttcaccaGACTCTTTAACACCTCCTGCTTTAGGATACAGAAGCAATTCATTAATTAAGCTTTGCTTCACGCAAAATATATTTTTGCTTTTGGATGACATCTGGTACAGTTTCTCGAgacaactgaaagaaaactgtaTCTATTTCTTATTAATGAAACATGTACAACGTTGAAACAGTCATTAATTCCCTGTGAGTAAACAACAAGCAGCTACTTCCTCCATTCTTGACATGATGATTAACCTTTGCAGATCTTTGAGGTAACTGTGAGAgatgattttctgtttgttcctCCTTTTGTTCATTTATAACATAATGACAGGATTAGTCAACACATCCTTGGTTGAAGAAAGGGAATCTATTCGTGTCGATGACATGATGACCATCCTTCCTGCTGAAAGCTTTGAGCCGTGACGAATCAAACCtcttaaaaagttaaatatggaAGGTGTTTTGAATCTTagcaataaagtgtttttttctccactcttGTTATTTCTGATCTCATTTTAATGACAGGACAATGCTCCTCTCATTGAGCATAGCCTTTCCTTTCCTGTGTTGCACCCATGTTCTCTGAtctcctgctgcctcatccaGATGATCTTTAAGTGAGCTTcccaattaaataaaaataaatatatatccataaaaaaacaaaaacaagcaaacattttttggtGGTCTCTCTGTTCCTGTTGCTAAAGTTCACAGTCTTCTCTTTTGACATTTTGGACTTACTGACGTCAGCTGCGGTGTGGTCGCACAAGGTATCTGGATTTGGGAAAGCAATGTTTATGATGTGCGACACCACAGGCTTTCTTTCCACtccaaaacaaagtgaaaaactaACACCAGAGTTTATtggtttaaacaaaaaaactcgcATCATTAACCAAGTACAGTCAACAAATAGGcctgagaaaaaaattaaataactcTTAATTTAGGATGCCATCCTGTAAAGCAGGGTGGGAAAACTGCATATTAGCAAAGGAACACAACTCAAAGTCCTAAGAATTTTCCTGTATTCTGCATATCCCTTAAGTGTTATTGCATCTCTAAATGACTGCGGTCAGGAGATACAAAGGTTGTTGTAAAACGGAAATTGATCCAGACTGTCAGCAGCCTGGCCCGTAGTTTCCACAGTGACAGAGTCTTCAAAGAtagaggagaaaacagcaggGCTGTAAAGTGATTTCGAGCAGAGATGAGGTGGGtctcttctgtttgtcttctaTAGGTGCAGCCGATGTGGTGACGCTCTCCTGAACCTCAAACCAATGCAGACTCCTGCGTTCAGTAATTattatcagaatcagaatcagcttTAATGGCAAGGTTTGTTCATGAATTTCGTGGAATTTGACTCCGGCTTTTGTTCACTCTctacatgaaggaaaaaaaaatagaaacaacagcaacagaatAGAAGCGATATATAAATAACTAcaaacattctgaaaaacaggaagtcccaATATTTGTAATACTAtgagcatatatatatatatatatatatatatacatatatatatatatacatatatatatatacatatatatatacatatactgGCTGGATAGTCTAGTGGTTAGGGACACAGACTTTGGATCAGGAGGTCGGGGGTTCGAATCCCGGCCAGGGCGTATGGTAATCCAGTTGGGCCCTTGGACAAGGTGCTTCCCACATACATGTCCACACCTCAGCATGAGCCAGTTGTTGTGGAACCAGGGCATACTGATGACAAATTGGCTACTGGAACAAGACACTCGTGGAGCAGGTCGGCGCACAGATCGTTAATGGAATGCTTCTACAGCAGTAATCCCAACGAAAGAGGATACATGCAGAGAATGTGGGAACAATGGTTACTTTGAAACCCAACATCCAAGCTGACTAAGAAAGAGCTACTAATTTAGTGCTCGAATATCCGCAAGAGGAACTTACTGTCACAGTTGGAGATTGATGAGGTGCAACAGGAATGGGTACCAAGACCCAGCACCTCACCCACGGTACAAGATGCTGCATCAAGGGGGAGGCAGGACAAACAGGTCATATGAGACTGGGTACCAACAATCCCTACCAACACCATcactgagaccaatcagctgatatatgcaacagcgacagtcatcctagagatgcttggctacaagatgaacagcatgagtagtcggagtgaccaagaacctccatggaaaagaaggctagaggcaaaaatcatggcaacacgg
The sequence above is a segment of the Salarias fasciatus chromosome 14, fSalaFa1.1, whole genome shotgun sequence genome. Coding sequences within it:
- the LOC115400729 gene encoding potassium channel subfamily K member 13-like, with product MGRSLPCCCPSLIPSRETAHFYLLSVLIALYMLAGAAIFSSLERPAEIRAHRLWERRLKKFSHDYNVSCEELKSLLLYYEEARTAGIRTDQGRALWDVPGAFYFVGTVVSTIGFGVTAPSTMPGKVLLVFYGLLGCSATMLFFNLFLERVITLLSLLILWCCPKRRRLCRPKGRNSESNRTEDWKPSVYLITLLLFLAVMLVTCSAASLYSVMEGWTYLESLYFCFVAFSTVGFGDFVSSQRKHHEKTWAYQVANCLLMLLGVCCTYSLFNAISVIMKQGLNWILTTLTWI